The DNA region GTGACGAATGAGGTTCATAATTCTTCCCTTTTTTCTTGAAAGAATCAAGAAACCAGCATTCTTTCTGAGCTAGATAACCATTAAATAGCCATGGTTTTATTTCAAATATCTAGCAGTTTCTAGTCAATTACCAACCTGATCGTTACACAAAAATTTGCAGGAGGCTGTGTCGATGGTTAAGCCGATCCAAGATCCTGAGGAAGCAGCAAAGAGGCTGATGCAGGAAGCATATCAAAGAGGAAGTGCAGATAACATCACCATTGTGGTTGTCCGTTTTCTGGGTAACCAAGAGGGTTCCTCTCGTGGTGTCTCGGCTTAAGAAGTAATTGCTCAATTGCCACTTCTAATCTGTGGTAATAGAAGACAAGAAAAACTATAGGACATTACGTAAATATTGAATATAGATAGACTTATGCGATTGTGATGTAAGAAACCTTTAGAAGACATTGTCAAACTCCAGCTTCTCTAACTTGTAAGAAATGATCAAGAGTGAACCTGGCACAGTCGATCCGCAATTTGTTGCTGTTTTGTCTTCAATTTAACACTACGCTTCCACTCACCTGTTGCATACTGTAGCTTGCTGAGAATGAATATAGAATGGTGAAACTCTTCCAATTGTCTATGCTTTGTTTTCTTGTAGTTTTCATGTTGACAGCTTGTGTAAAACTAGTAAATTTATGATGAGTGCTCACAATATAGAATGCATTGAGATGTTCCCTCCTAGGCAAGCGTTTCCTGCTCGGGATTGAAGCGTAGTAGTTGTTACTGTGTCACATCCTGGCTTGCTTTTCATGATAAGCAATGTTATACTGTTGTGCCATTGTGCTATGTAATTCGAAGTACATGACTCCTCAAGTCTCTGAAGTGAGTTAGTACTTGAATTGACTAAGTTAAACAGCATTTTACACACAGGACAGGTTTGACAAGGTAATAAATGGCCAATATATATTGGATAGTTCATGCATTTATCGGAAGTTAAAAGTATGATTTCTTAGTAGGTGGATAGCCACTAGGCTTCCTTctaaacattataaaaatattggATGATGATCTCACCATATTTTTTTCTGAATCAAGTCAAATTTGTATCTGCACCTAACATGATTTAGAAATAAACTTACTTTTCCTAAACAGTTAAAAAGATGTTGCTTGAGATTAGAGAAGGGGTTGGGACCTAAGTATGTCTTTGTAAGAATGTTTATAAATTGAAGCTGTCTTTCTAAGAATGTTCTTGGTAAAAGTCTCGAGTTCTTTAAGCCATCAGtcatcttaattaattaatttgtttttgtGGTGTTTACTGGAGTTTCATCTCgctaaattaaataatcatagaGAAGCATGTTGCGCACAAAATTGCAATGTGTAACTATATAGACTCCTAAGTCctatcttcctcttcctctttgtaatttttttcattttttttttaatgttttgaGAGGTCGATATTGAAACTATATAGCTATATCATGTGCTCGGTTCACTTCTATTCTAGCCTAACTAGTGCGCTGTAGTTGAAGTATTGGCTGATTAAGTACATGTCTTTCAAAACAAGATCGGCagaaaagaagaaagagttgCTCATCAGTTGCATAATCAGTGCGGAGTGTTACTTCCTGTAGCATTCGTTTAGTCGTCCATTTTAATCAGTGCGGAGTGCTGCTGTACGAAGATATACGACGAAACCTAGAAATCGATCACTGATCCAATTTGAGTACCCTGCAGGATAGACCTCAACAGAAAACTGATACTTCCACATAATCAGGGTAATGTAGGAGACATCTCTATTTTTTTCCCCGGGGCTTGTTGACCCATTGGTTGCAACTATATTGCCTTGATGTTTCGAAGTATCATAATACTAATCTGATTTGGTGGATAATTGCTACACAAACTCATACTTCTGTTCTGCACCAAATTGAGAGCTCTATATTTGCATCTTCTGTGTTTTATTCTCAACGAAGACAACTGCTCACATTTGACAAGCTCAGCAGGGTTCTTTCACATTCGAACAAGGCTGCAAGTTACCCATCTAATCAAATGCAAATTGAGGGAGAATAAGCAATCATTTTCAACCAAGAGTCTAGAGCATATATAACAGAATCATTGTTTTATATATATGTGAAGAGTAAGATAAGAAAGATATACTTCTCTTGATCGTTGCATCAATTTCCGCCATCTTTTTACCAGTAGTCTTTACAAGAACATTCTCCATCTTTAAAATGATGAAACCTGTTCCTATCTCTGACGATAATTTCACGATCATAAACCTTTGAGATTAACTTGCTTGCCTGATGACAATCTTTGCAGACACGCAAATTCTTTGTGATGCGAAGAACTGCCCCAGGTTTAGTCTTCAACAACCCAAAAGCAATAGCCAATTTCTCACTATGATAATACAAAGGATTTTCTCTTTCCTCCTCATCAATATCCTGTTGTAGTCCATCAGAATCTGGGACATAGCCTGCAGATTTAATACAATCCAAAATTTCATTTACTTTGGCATATATCTCTTTGGCTTGAGGATGAGTCCTTCCTCCTGCAATGAACTCGCTAACAACGCCTTCCAATTCAACCACAGAGAAGCCAGGGACCTTTTTCACTCCCCTGTCATTCATCAACTTCCTTATATTGGCAACATCTTCCCATCTACCAGCATAAGCATATAAATTAGCTAACAGCACATACCGGCCACTGTTTTGGGGTTCCAGTTCAATCACCTGCTTCCCTATTATCTCTCCCAGCTCtatgttcttgtgaatcctacATGCACCAAAAAGAGCACCCAATACACCTACATCGGCACTCATAGGCATTTCTTTTATGATCTTTCTTGCTTCTTCCAGTAATCCAGCTCTTCCAAGCAAATCAACTAAGCAACCGTAGTGCTCCATGCCAGGTTCAATGCCATACGCTTCTTTCATATAATGAAAATAGTATTTTCCTTCTTCAATCAATCCTGAGTGAGCACAAGCACTAAGTAAATTCACGAACGTGATATAATCTGGAGCTACCTTCTTACTCTCCATTTCCTTCAAAAGCTCAATTGCAGCCTCACCTTTCCCATGCATCGCCAACCCTCCAATCATACAATTCCATGAAGAAATTCCTTTTCTTGGCAACCCTTTAAAGAACTGAAGAGCCTTATCCAAGCAACCACATTTGCTATACATATCAATAATAGTAGTAGCCAGCTTGGAGTCCAAATCAATCCTACTCTTCTTGACCTGTTCAACTATCCACTCGCCTTGCTTCAACGCTCCGAGTCGTGTACAAGCCGATAACATGCTTGCAGCAATAAAATTATCAATGACAACATCCTCAGACATCATTCTTTCAAACAAAGCAAATGCCTGGTGAAACTGGTTGTTGTGCACATAAGCTGATATCATAGCATTCCAACAAACAGAACTTTTCTCCGAATTTGAATCAAACACACGAAAAGCTTCAGCAAGATACCCCAATTGAGCAAACCCACTAATCAATGTGGTCCAAGAAACATCATCTTTCTCATACATACTATCAAACACCATCATAGCTTCCTCCAAGAAATGAAAATTTACATACATATGAATCAAATTGTTCTGAGAAAACTTATCAAACCCAAAACCAAATTTTATCACATGACCATGAATTTGCTTTCCTTCTTCCACAGCATTGTCTATACAACATGCTCTGATAACAAGAGGGAACGTGAAATTATTGGGTCTAACTGAACGCTCTAACATATGGGAGTAAAAAAGAAGAGATTCCTTCAGTAGTTGAGATTGCAAGTAACCTCGAATGATGGTGTTGTAGATGAAAGTGTCTGGGTTAGGCAATTTATGGAACACTTGGAGGGCGTAGTTTAAATCACCTGATTCAAAAGTTGCACAGAACTTAATGACTCGACCCATTGCGTCATTGTCACACGACAGGCCAAGTTTGATAATCTGGGCTTGGAATTGCTTGAGTTCAGACATTGTTGAGCATGATTCTAAGCCCCTTAAGGGCGTACTTAGAGTGTTGGTGGTTTTGGGTGATGCTGGAGATTGTGGGGTAGGAATGACATGAAGGATAGGGGCCATATTGCATGTTGTAATTTGCTAATTATGATGAGAACTTTCTGCCATAAAGAAAATACACTGACGAGAGTTCTTACATCTATAGGACAAACATGCTTAGGGTACGGGTATACAGAATTTTAAATTTATGGGTTCTAAACTAATTTTAAGTTACTATATAATAATAACTGAATTAAAGGACtggctaaatatttttatatatatttaataaattttttaatatatatgccGAATCTAGACAAAAGTTAATGGGCTTAACGACTAATTTGAGAGTAATGTGAGATGTTCATTTATCCTTGTAATTTTATGTCCTTTATGTTGCTTGGAGTATAATGTTCTTTAAAAACTATACTAAGTTGAGCATCGGATGATATCTAGCTTGCTTTAGTACTCAACTAAGTGCTCATGCTAACACATCATTGTCGCGTCTTGAATGAGTACCAAACAAGGTTCCAACAATTGTATCGtcgaattcaaaatttaaaatttatgagttcaactttaaatattttaaatagtaaattcattatatttttaaatttatgggtTCATATATACTATTTTACAATTTTACTAAATTTTTACTCATAAATTTATACTCTCCGTCGAAAGTTATGTGTTTAAATGAACCATTTACTAGCATATCACATACACTCCTGCCAACGAGTGATTACTCAAAGACCGAGAAATAATAATCTACTAAAGTGCACGAACGAAATCTCCTCACGACGTTCATCACGATTCAGCATAACAAAACTTCCCCGAAGACTCAAAAATTAAGAGTTACTACAGTTGAGATTAAGGGTATTTCTCATTGTTATGTGTTGTTACCaattgtattgtattttattattactttaaatacaatgtttgttttgattgttacttatattttattatatcgtATTGTAGAATTCATTGTTATATAactgtcacgatcccaatttcccttcttaggatgtcgtgataacacctaatctctaagactaggtaagcctagcataCATGAAGAATTTTACTGAAATACTAATAAAACTTTTAATTTAACCAATAGCTATCATAAAAAGAACTCCACAACACAACTCAACATAACTCCCAAAATTTGGTGATAccgagtcacaagctctataGAGTGTACTGAACATCCCTATACAACAATCTCTTAAAAAAGGAGAATGCAATAGAACTAGATAGAGGGTAACTCCGAGGCCTGCAGACGCACTGATGCCTAGGCTGGTATGAAGTACCTGAAactgcataaaaagatgtgcagaagcatgtataccacaacgatacccagtaagtatcaagcctaacctcggtagagtagtgatgaggtcggGTCAAGACACATACTGAAACTGAGCCGGTATAGTATAGTATGataatgaaaataaggaaaatgatACAAGAACAAACGTAACAAGGATAGCTACACTGAGACTAAGACAATTAAGTCATCAAAGgaagaaacacataataagaatGCCAAGGGAATGATGCaaacaaaacacaagtgatataaatgaaaggtatcaacaagaatcactatTGAGGTACTGCCTCATGGTCTCATTTCACAATCAAATCAcaatattttcttatatcaccgcgagagtcttacatttagttttaaaaattattttcccgaaataACTACCCGCGTTtcagcccaccttatcacaccgcgtggcttcaagtaattctcatactagcaacacgcgtatcaagcgtaccttatctcaccgcatgcgtatcaacctttatccttataccaccacatgcatatcaatatcacaacgtaacacaaattgcacctcaagtttCCAATACCACAACTTGtcaaagaagtcaacaataataatatttctacaataaatagcccatggctcaatcacaatgtgtacaagagtcTCAGCAATAGCAACCGAAAGTGTATATCTtaacaagaatggtatttcaacaatTTATAATTTGCGTCAATGTGAATCAGAACCTTTATACAAGAAAATGTGAGAACAATAACTTCCACTAAGCATGTAAAGGCAATTAggaagtaagagataagacaagtattaATGATGTCAAGTAAAtcatgtgaagatagactaataatgatgaatataacatgttatgacaactcaattaaaggcatggaaagaatctacatagctaaaaccggtcaattaccaaatttagcccgtgtactcactcgtcaccttgcatacacggcttCCACATaccacaattaacacaaaacaataccaatcctaaggggtaatttctccacacaaagttaggcaagacacttacctcaaaacacgttaactcaatccactagtaagccttttccgtgataatccaactccgaatcgctcaaatctagccaaaataactttataccctaaatacaaaccataggaaactattccgaacaataaagttgtaatctttaaagagaaacaaaaatTCAACATAAAAAGTCAACCCTAGACTCGCGTTTCGGAACctgaccaaacttacaaaattcgaacacccattcgataacaaatccaaccatactaaaattattcaaatctgaCCTTAaattgcctttcaaatccccaaaatccggtctatgaagtttcacaaattttctaactcaaatcactaattaaatgacaaaaataatgatgaattcatgtataatagccaaatccgagttagaatcacttaccccgatgattttCTTAAAAATTCCTCATaatatcgccacaaaccgagaTTTCTAGGTCAAAAGATGAAGAATGGATGAAAACCCTTGAACTCACTATTTCTGTCCAGCAATTTTTGCTTTTGCGGACCAACAATCGTTTTTGCTGCTCCGCACCTGCAAAAAATCAATTGGAAGTGCAGCTTCAACTCAAGCCCAACAGCCTCTACTTCTGCGGTCCAAAAAGCGTATTTGCGCTTCTACGCACACGCTTGCGGacaaagtccgcttctgcgacccgaGGCCATCATGTACAAACTCGCACATGTGGACAACCCCTCCCATATGCGGTTCCTGCCAAGCCCAGGTGCATTTCTCTCCTGCGATGCCTCCCTCGCATCAGCGAGTCTGCACCTGCAGCCATTCCTACCGCgagtgcgatgacaccagaacagCAGTACCTTCGGCAAAcaactaagtccaaaattatcccgATTTTAATCCAATTCACTCTTGGGGACCCCGGgacccgtccaaatataccaacaagtttcaaaacacataacggacctactcaaggcctaaaatcacatcaacaaCATCGATTatacgaatcgcaacccaattcaaatctattgaaactatgaacatccGACTTCCAAAACTAACGCTGATTCATGCCAAAATAACTCTGATTGACATCagagtttgcacacaagtcataagtgacacAACAGATcttttccaacttttggaatcgaaaatcgaaatccgaccccgatattaataaagtcaactctcggtcaaacttctcaacctttcaaacctttaactttctaactttcgccaattcaagccaaaacgacatACAGATCTCTATatcaacatccgaacacgctcttaagtccaaaatcaccatatgaagctatcagaaccgtcaaaacttcattccggagtcatctacacaaaagtcaacctccagtcaactctttcaacttaagcctccaacttagggattaattgtcccatttcactccggaACTCACCCGTAACCAAAATCAACCACGCCGACAAGTCACAAAATCACAATATAACATAagggaggcaataaataggggaacatggctaaaatattcaaaatgaccggccgggtcgttacatcctccccctcttaaaataagcgttcgtcctcgaacgagtatagagacgtacttgaagtggtaaaaagatgaggataatggctatGCATATCAttctcggtctcccaggttgcctcctcgattGGTTGACCCCTCCATTAAACCTTCACTGAAGTAATGCTATttaacctcaactttcggacttacctgtccaagatggccaccagctcctcaacataagacaaatccttgtctcTAACActtgggacggatcaccgtgatacttacggagcatagaaacatgaaataccggatgaactgca from Nicotiana tabacum cultivar K326 chromosome 24, ASM71507v2, whole genome shotgun sequence includes:
- the LOC107786857 gene encoding pentatricopeptide repeat-containing protein At5g66520-like, with protein sequence MAPILHVIPTPQSPASPKTTNTLSTPLRGLESCSTMSELKQFQAQIIKLGLSCDNDAMGRVIKFCATFESGDLNYALQVFHKLPNPDTFIYNTIIRGYLQSQLLKESLLFYSHMLERSVRPNNFTFPLVIRACCIDNAVEEGKQIHGHVIKFGFGFDKFSQNNLIHMYVNFHFLEEAMMVFDSMYEKDDVSWTTLISGFAQLGYLAEAFRVFDSNSEKSSVCWNAMISAYVHNNQFHQAFALFERMMSEDVVIDNFIAASMLSACTRLGALKQGEWIVEQVKKSRIDLDSKLATTIIDMYSKCGCLDKALQFFKGLPRKGISSWNCMIGGLAMHGKGEAAIELLKEMESKKVAPDYITFVNLLSACAHSGLIEEGKYYFHYMKEAYGIEPGMEHYGCLVDLLGRAGLLEEARKIIKEMPMSADVGVLGALFGACRIHKNIELGEIIGKQVIELEPQNSGRYVLLANLYAYAGRWEDVANIRKLMNDRGVKKVPGFSVVELEGVVSEFIAGGRTHPQAKEIYAKVNEILDCIKSAGYVPDSDGLQQDIDEEERENPLYYHSEKLAIAFGLLKTKPGAVLRITKNLRVCKDCHQASKLISKVYDREIIVRDRNRFHHFKDGECSCKDYW